Proteins encoded by one window of Bacteroidia bacterium:
- the nadD gene encoding nicotinate (nicotinamide) nucleotide adenylyltransferase, whose amino-acid sequence MKIGLFFGSFNPVHNGHMMIANYFAEFTDLEQVWLVVSPHNPLKPAGSLLNDYQRLHLVETAIGSYKKIKISKIEFGLPKPSYTINTLVHLNEKFPQHEFVLIMGSDNLITFHKWKNFEQILENYKIYVYPRPDSDGGELKNHPFVKIIQAPLVEISSTFIRQAIKEGKDVRFYLPESVYDYIDEMNFYKK is encoded by the coding sequence ATGAAGATTGGTTTATTTTTTGGTTCATTTAATCCTGTGCATAACGGGCACATGATGATTGCAAATTATTTTGCAGAATTTACAGATTTAGAACAAGTGTGGTTAGTGGTATCACCACACAATCCGCTTAAGCCTGCCGGATCTTTGCTTAATGATTATCAGAGGTTGCATTTAGTAGAAACAGCTATTGGTAGTTATAAAAAAATAAAAATTTCGAAAATAGAATTCGGCTTACCTAAGCCTTCCTATACCATAAACACCTTAGTTCATCTGAATGAAAAATTCCCACAACATGAGTTTGTGTTGATAATGGGTAGCGACAACCTTATCACTTTTCATAAATGGAAAAATTTTGAACAGATTTTAGAAAACTATAAAATATATGTTTATCCGCGACCAGATTCCGATGGGGGCGAATTAAAAAATCATCCTTTTGTAAAAATTATTCAGGCACCATTGGTTGAAATATCTTCTACCTTTATCAGACAAGCCATCAAAGAAGGCAAGGACGTGCGTTTTTATCTTCCTGAATCGGTGTATGATTACATAGATGAAATGAATTTTTATAAGAAGTAG
- a CDS encoding toxin-antitoxin system YwqK family antitoxin encodes MKYQNNMVCRILIAAFFLSFYSNIFAQTDSAATNGFKTFYYQNGNKSSEGNFVNGKPEGLWKSYFENGKLKSEGNRHNNKPDGLWKFYNENGKIASELIYDLGLKNGIQRYYFSDGKLKQEEELKDGIRQGWVKDFGENGQLINMVPFKNGVEDGIAKSYADDGRLITITTYNEGYIRSEARINRIDKFGLKQGVWKVFFDNDKLKEETEYLDDKRNGFYRVYNSDGTLALSEKYKNGELVIDKKSTTKFEVKRNFYTGGKVKSIVNVINDKRQGVEKIYDEKGNVISGKLFEDDKPVAEGITDENGNRQGEWKFFYEDGTVYSIGKYKDGKRIDEWKFLFQNGAVQQIGNYKNGLPEGEWKWYFRNGEIRRDESFINGKEEGISKEYNDSLQLIATGKYVDGKKEGLWKYNNGEYVAEGEYADGLKFGTWHQTYKNGKTAFTGKYIDGLEDGEHVYYNDNGKLHEVRNYKQGQRNGLWKIYDDKGVLILTINYQADKITRIDRIRIN; translated from the coding sequence TTGAAATATCAAAACAACATGGTTTGTAGAATACTGATTGCAGCATTTTTTTTATCATTTTATTCAAACATATTTGCACAAACAGACAGTGCAGCAACCAATGGTTTTAAAACTTTTTATTATCAGAATGGTAATAAAAGCAGCGAAGGTAACTTCGTAAATGGAAAACCAGAAGGTTTATGGAAATCTTATTTTGAAAACGGAAAATTAAAATCAGAAGGAAACAGACATAATAATAAACCGGATGGTTTATGGAAATTTTACAATGAAAACGGGAAAATAGCCAGTGAACTAATTTATGATTTAGGGTTAAAAAACGGAATACAACGTTACTATTTTTCTGATGGAAAATTAAAACAGGAAGAAGAGTTAAAAGATGGCATCAGACAAGGTTGGGTAAAAGACTTTGGCGAGAATGGCCAGCTTATAAATATGGTACCATTTAAAAATGGTGTTGAAGATGGAATTGCAAAATCATATGCAGATGATGGCAGATTGATTACCATCACAACTTACAACGAGGGTTATATCCGCAGCGAAGCGAGAATAAACAGAATAGATAAATTTGGATTAAAGCAAGGTGTATGGAAGGTGTTTTTTGACAATGATAAATTAAAAGAAGAAACAGAATATCTTGACGATAAAAGGAATGGCTTTTATAGGGTATATAATAGTGATGGCACATTGGCTCTTTCAGAAAAGTATAAAAATGGGGAGTTAGTAATTGATAAGAAAAGCACTACTAAGTTTGAAGTAAAGCGCAATTTTTATACAGGAGGAAAAGTAAAATCTATTGTAAATGTAATAAATGATAAACGACAGGGAGTAGAAAAAATCTATGATGAGAAAGGAAATGTTATATCAGGAAAGTTGTTTGAAGACGATAAACCAGTTGCAGAAGGAATTACGGATGAAAATGGAAACAGACAGGGAGAATGGAAATTTTTCTATGAAGATGGCACAGTGTATTCTATAGGAAAATATAAAGATGGAAAACGAATTGACGAGTGGAAATTTTTATTCCAAAATGGAGCTGTTCAACAAATTGGAAATTATAAAAACGGTCTTCCGGAAGGTGAGTGGAAATGGTATTTTAGGAATGGTGAAATAAGACGAGATGAAAGTTTTATAAATGGTAAAGAAGAAGGCATTTCTAAAGAATATAACGACTCATTACAACTTATAGCAACAGGAAAATATGTTGATGGTAAAAAAGAAGGACTATGGAAATATAATAATGGAGAATATGTTGCAGAAGGTGAATATGCCGATGGATTAAAATTTGGCACATGGCATCAGACTTATAAAAACGGCAAAACAGCATTTACAGGAAAGTATATTGATGGTCTTGAAGATGGCGAACATGTTTATTACAACGACAATGGGAAATTACATGAAGTGCGTAACTACAAACAAGGTCAACGGAATGGATTATGGAAGATATATGATGATAAAGGTGTTTTAATATTAACCATAAACTATCAGGCAGACAAAATTACCCGCATTGACAGAATAAGAATTAACTAA
- the nadA gene encoding quinolinate synthase NadA yields MTEVSEMILKHGYLPESIPASMDLFEEIEKLKKEKNAVILAHYYQESDIQDVADFVGDSLGLAQQAEKTNASMIVFAGVHFMAETAKLLNPDKKVVLPDLNAGCSLANSCPPADFKKFKEEHPDHVVISYINCTAEIKALSDVICTSSNVVKIVESFAPDQKIIFAPDKNLGAYINKKIGRDMVLWDGSCVVHEIFSEQKIIKLKERYPEALVIAHPECEDHVLRHADFIGSTTGLLKYTKDNPAKVFIVATESGILYQMQKLSPEKMFIPAPPENNCACNDCPYMKLNTLEKVYLCMKNEVPEVIIPKHLQQAALQPLKRMLEISKQHGL; encoded by the coding sequence ATGACTGAAGTTTCTGAAATGATTTTGAAACATGGATATTTGCCGGAAAGTATTCCTGCCTCCATGGATTTGTTTGAAGAAATAGAAAAATTAAAAAAAGAAAAAAATGCCGTCATACTGGCGCATTACTACCAGGAATCCGATATTCAGGATGTGGCGGATTTTGTGGGTGATAGTCTTGGGCTGGCGCAGCAAGCCGAAAAGACTAATGCCTCTATGATAGTTTTTGCAGGCGTACATTTTATGGCGGAGACAGCAAAATTGCTGAATCCCGATAAAAAAGTTGTTTTACCTGATTTGAATGCAGGTTGCTCGTTAGCTAACAGTTGTCCACCTGCTGACTTTAAAAAATTTAAAGAAGAACATCCTGATCATGTTGTTATTTCATACATCAATTGCACTGCAGAAATAAAAGCTTTGAGTGATGTTATTTGTACATCGAGCAATGTGGTAAAAATTGTTGAAAGTTTTGCTCCGGATCAGAAAATTATTTTTGCTCCGGACAAAAATTTAGGAGCATACATTAATAAAAAAATTGGTCGTGACATGGTGTTGTGGGATGGAAGTTGTGTAGTTCATGAAATATTTTCAGAACAAAAAATTATAAAACTTAAAGAGAGATATCCTGAAGCGTTGGTTATTGCGCATCCTGAATGTGAAGATCATGTATTGCGACATGCAGATTTTATAGGCAGTACTACAGGACTTTTGAAGTACACAAAAGATAATCCTGCGAAAGTGTTTATTGTAGCTACAGAGTCGGGAATTTTATATCAGATGCAGAAACTGTCGCCTGAAAAAATGTTTATTCCTGCGCCACCGGAAAATAACTGTGCTTGTAACGATTGTCCTTACATGAAACTAAATACTTTAGAGAAAGTGTATCTCTGTATGAAAAACGAAGTACCGGAAGTAATTATCCCTAAACATTTGCAGCAGGCAGCACTTCAACCTTTAAAACGCATGCTTGAAATATCAAAACAACATGGTTTGTAG
- the rpiB gene encoding ribose 5-phosphate isomerase B yields MQSIIIGSDHAGFTLKDAIKKKFSKNFEFTDKGTFSSDSVDYPDYAHAVAGEVDAGKFAFGILLCGSANGVAITANRHNGVRAAICWMPEIAELARKHNNANIICIPARFVSEETAFLMIEKFVSTDFEGGRHQKRIDKINCV; encoded by the coding sequence ATGCAAAGTATAATTATAGGCAGCGATCATGCCGGTTTCACATTGAAAGACGCCATAAAGAAAAAATTTTCTAAAAATTTTGAATTTACTGATAAAGGTACATTCAGTTCAGATTCTGTTGATTATCCTGACTATGCACATGCAGTTGCCGGAGAGGTAGATGCCGGAAAATTTGCATTTGGAATTCTTTTATGTGGTAGTGCTAATGGTGTTGCTATTACAGCTAATAGACATAATGGGGTGAGAGCTGCAATTTGCTGGATGCCCGAAATTGCTGAATTAGCCAGAAAGCATAATAATGCCAATATTATCTGTATTCCGGCACGCTTTGTTAGTGAAGAAACAGCTTTTTTAATGATAGAGAAGTTTGTAAGTACGGATTTTGAAGGTGGACGTCATCAGAAAAGAATAGATAAAATAAACTGTGTTTAA
- a CDS encoding outer membrane beta-barrel protein, producing the protein MKLKFILLFCVLPFFVKAQEEQDTSLVTSKKQQREIPRFAITATGGLSWRLADVNPDENSLTKAYIKDLKSGNGFEITAKYFFNSKFGVGLKYNSHLSKVRYDNMYFSYNNQNYFGTVSDDISINTIAVTFSGRFYNRQKTGYFTFDGGIGLMTYKDDSKIATNMINIKGNTMGFNVSAGVGVNITRNVSLVIGLNFLNGTLSQYDVTENGIKQRVTLSENEYQSLSHIDVFEGLVFTF; encoded by the coding sequence ATGAAATTAAAATTTATTCTGCTGTTTTGTGTACTTCCATTTTTTGTAAAAGCACAGGAAGAACAAGATACTTCTTTAGTAACTTCTAAAAAACAGCAACGAGAAATTCCTCGATTTGCAATTACCGCAACTGGTGGCCTTAGTTGGAGATTAGCCGATGTTAACCCTGATGAGAATAGTTTAACTAAAGCTTATATTAAAGATTTGAAAAGCGGAAATGGTTTTGAGATTACCGCAAAATATTTTTTTAATTCAAAATTTGGTGTTGGTTTAAAATACAATAGTCATCTTTCAAAGGTCAGATACGATAATATGTACTTCTCGTATAACAATCAGAATTATTTTGGTACAGTGTCTGATGATATTTCAATCAATACCATAGCAGTAACTTTTAGCGGAAGATTTTATAATAGACAGAAAACAGGTTATTTTACTTTTGATGGTGGCATTGGTTTGATGACTTATAAAGACGATTCGAAAATCGCTACCAATATGATTAATATTAAAGGAAACACAATGGGCTTTAATGTTTCTGCCGGAGTGGGTGTTAACATTACAAGAAATGTAAGTTTAGTAATAGGTTTAAATTTTCTTAATGGTACTTTATCACAATATGATGTAACAGAAAATGGAATAAAGCAGCGGGTTACATTAAGTGAAAACGAATATCAAAGCCTTAGCCATATTGATGTTTTTGAAGGGCTGGTATTCACCTTTTAG
- a CDS encoding ABC transporter permease subunit: MNKIVKYIMLDILKSKVVIAYLVFLMVTGFSIFNLDENTSKGLISLLNIILFIVPLVCLIYATIYIFNSSEFIELLTAQPVSRKKLIISIYAGVVLSLTLAFLIGIGLPILLFTPDVTGFIFLLAGILLTLIFTSLAFLGSIITKDKAKGIGVAIFAWLFFTILYDGLLLLLMFQFGDYPIEKPLMILTTFNPVDLARILILIHTDYSALMGYTGALFNEFLGSQKGTITILLILLIWIVMPTLLAVRKFRKKDL; this comes from the coding sequence ATGAATAAGATAGTTAAATATATTATGTTAGACATTCTAAAAAGCAAGGTTGTAATAGCCTACCTTGTTTTTTTGATGGTAACAGGATTCAGCATTTTTAATCTTGATGAAAATACTTCAAAAGGATTAATCAGTTTATTAAATATTATTCTATTTATTGTTCCTTTAGTTTGCCTTATCTATGCTACTATCTATATTTTTAATTCTTCAGAATTCATTGAGTTACTTACAGCACAGCCGGTCTCCAGAAAAAAACTTATTATAAGTATTTATGCAGGTGTGGTTCTTTCTTTAACGTTGGCTTTTCTAATTGGAATTGGTTTACCCATATTACTTTTTACACCAGATGTAACAGGTTTTATTTTTCTGTTAGCCGGTATTTTACTTACATTGATATTTACTTCATTGGCTTTTCTTGGTTCTATCATTACAAAAGATAAAGCTAAGGGGATTGGTGTTGCAATATTTGCATGGTTGTTTTTTACCATTCTTTATGATGGCTTATTACTGCTATTAATGTTTCAGTTTGGCGACTATCCTATAGAAAAGCCGCTTATGATACTGACTACTTTTAATCCTGTTGACTTAGCCAGAATACTTATTCTTATTCATACAGACTATTCAGCACTAATGGGTTATACAGGTGCTTTGTTTAATGAATTTTTAGGCTCGCAGAAAGGAACCATTACTATTCTATTAATACTTTTAATATGGATAGTTATGCCAACACTACTTGCTGTGCGTAAATTCAGAAAAAAAGATTTATGA
- a CDS encoding ABC transporter ATP-binding protein — translation MIESLNINKTFGKIRVLKDISIKLENNSSVALLGPNASGKTTFIKSVLGMVLPESGTIKVNNTDIKNDVSYRSQIGYMPQIGRYPENMNIGQVFEMIMDMRKEQMNHADTDLLDAFNMKSIFQKRMGTLSGGTRQKVSACLAFLFHPKIIILDEPTAGLDPLSSEILKEKVRVEKNNGKLIIITSHILSELDELVSEIIFFKEGELMFHNKLEELQLQTGEKSISKVITTILKRNNE, via the coding sequence GTGATTGAATCATTAAACATCAATAAAACATTTGGTAAGATCAGGGTATTAAAAGATATATCCATAAAACTTGAAAACAACAGCTCTGTTGCATTACTGGGACCTAATGCATCAGGTAAAACAACATTTATTAAATCTGTTTTAGGAATGGTGCTGCCCGAATCAGGCACAATAAAAGTTAACAATACAGATATAAAGAATGATGTCAGCTACCGAAGTCAGATTGGATATATGCCGCAGATAGGTCGCTATCCTGAAAATATGAATATTGGTCAGGTGTTTGAAATGATTATGGATATGCGTAAAGAGCAAATGAATCATGCTGACACGGATTTACTCGATGCGTTTAACATGAAATCAATCTTTCAAAAACGAATGGGAACCTTGTCTGGTGGAACAAGGCAAAAAGTGAGTGCTTGTCTTGCATTTCTGTTTCATCCTAAAATAATTATTCTAGATGAACCAACTGCCGGCCTCGATCCTTTATCTTCAGAGATACTTAAAGAAAAAGTTAGAGTAGAAAAAAATAATGGTAAACTGATTATTATTACATCCCACATTCTAAGTGAACTGGATGAGTTGGTTTCAGAAATTATTTTCTTCAAGGAAGGCGAGTTGATGTTTCATAATAAATTAGAAGAACTGCAACTACAAACAGGCGAGAAATCTATTTCGAAAGTTATTACAACCATTCTTAAAAGGAATAATGAATAA